The Paraburkholderia largidicola DNA segment CGCGCACGTCGAGGCATCGACGACGCGCGGCGCGCGGGCAATCTTCTTCTTTCGTCATCACGACGGCGGCTGGTGCGTCTTTCCGCCTCAAGCAGGCGGACCGTCGATGTCAGCGCATCTCGGCGTGTACTGCTAGTCCCGTCGCCAGAGCGCCGATCGACTTCAACTCGCCGAGACCAGCTCCGCGAACTTTTGCACATCGACATTGCCGCCGCTGATCAACACGCCGATCCGCTTGCCCTTGAGCTTGTCCTTCATCTGGCGTGCGGCGGCGAAGCCCAGACAACCGGTCGGCTCCACGACGATCTTCATCCGGGCCGCAAGGAAACGCATGCAATCGATGAGTTCCGCGTCGCTCGCCGTGAGCACATCGGTGACATCGCGCTGGATGATCGGGAACGTGTACTGGCCGAGATGCTGCGTTTGCGCGCCGTCGGCGATCGTCTTCGGCGTCTCGATGTGAACGATCTTGCCTGAGCGGAAAGACTGCTGCCCATCGTTGCCCGCTTCCGGTTCTACCGCGTAGAGCGCGCAGTCCGGCGACAGCGCGCGCGTCGACAGCGCCGAGCCCGACAGCAATCCGCCGCCGCCGAGCGGCACGAAGAACGCGTCGAGCGGCCCGACTTCGTCGAACAGTTCTTTCGCCGCCGTACCCTGCCCGGCCATCACATCGGGGTGATCGTAGGGCGGAATCAGTGTCAGGCCGTGCTTCTGCGCGAGGTCGCGGCCAATCT contains these protein-coding regions:
- a CDS encoding threo-3-hydroxy-L-aspartate ammonia-lyase — protein: MLTLPTYDDVVAASRRLEGVAHRTPVLTSRTVNDMFGAEVFFKCENFQRMGAFKFRGAFNALSKFDEQQRRQGVVAFSSGNHAQAVALSARLLGMPATIVMPHDAPHMKVEATKGYGGNVVIYDRYKEDREQIGRDLAQKHGLTLIPPYDHPDVMAGQGTAAKELFDEVGPLDAFFVPLGGGGLLSGSALSTRALSPDCALYAVEPEAGNDGQQSFRSGKIVHIETPKTIADGAQTQHLGQYTFPIIQRDVTDVLTASDAELIDCMRFLAARMKIVVEPTGCLGFAAARQMKDKLKGKRIGVLISGGNVDVQKFAELVSAS